GGAGCGTTGAGCCGGCGGGGGAAGTGTCGACGACGGCGTCTGCACGATGGGCGACTACTCGAAGTCGCCGCCGCGGGCGGGCGGGCCTCGGGTTGGGGAGCGATTTGTGCGCCGAAGATTAGGAAGATGATTTGTTGCGTATTGTTTTTTCCCTAGCAGCTGAACCAATGCGGCCGCGAACGGCAGAGTTTTCGTCCGCTCCTCCAATTCACTAAACGTACTTTTTGGGATATTAGTTGTTACATGTCGACGGTTGATTAGAATAAGCGGGTCTAATCGTGAGGCTGTAATTATTTGGTGTTGTTGTGTGTACGTGAGGCTGTGTGCACTTAgtgatgaatatgtttgcttgtttaatagtagtagagataaACGTACTTTTTGGGATATTAGTTGTTACATGTCGATGGTTGATTAGAATAAGCGGGTCTAATCGTGAGGCTGTAATTATTTGGTGTTGTTGTGTGTACGTGAGGCTATGTGCACTTAgtgatgaatatgtttgcttgtttaatagtagtagagataataataataaaatattgTACTCCGTAAGACACAACGAAATTCCCGGTTAGATTATTCCCCTCGTGGGCCCGACAAGTCAGCGACCACGGTTTACCACGGCGCGACGCAAGGAGCCAAGCGGGCCCACGTTGCAGCCAAGACAGGGCGATCGGTCGGTCCCCCCTTTGACAAGGAAATTTCTCCGTCGGAGAGGGAGCACGGGGGAGAGACGGATAGAGATGGGAGAGGCATCGCCGGAGTCCAGCGGCGCGGTGGCCGGAGGGCCGTCTGTCCCGGGGCCGCCGAGGAAGGGGAAGTCGTGCAAGGGCTGCCTCTACTACTCGTCGGTGCTCAAATCCCGGGGATACAACCCCATCTGCGTGGGGATCCCTCGCTCCATCCCCCAAGGTCCGGAACCCTAATCCCTCCTAGCAACCCGCGAGTCCAGCATGTGTTCGTGCGATATGCGTTTTTCGTCGGAGCAAATTATCGCAGTTGGCGTCAAATTTGCTTGCTTTTTTTCTTTCTGGGTGGCGTAGTACGCTGGATCGGAAGATCTCACGGAACCgttgattgattgattgtttgatgtgGCAGTCCCGGGCTTCGTGGTGGAAGAGCCTAGGGAGGAGGCCGCGGCGCAGGGGCATGATCTGAGACAGTTCAAATACGCCTGTGCCGGTTACTCCATGTTCGTCGACGACAGAGACGCCAAAAGCGGCGAGAATGACGCCAAGGCGCTGTTGCCGTATTGCCAGGGCCTCGAGGTTGGTTTTCATCTCATCCTTGCTGTAGGAGACTATGAAATTTTCAGTTTATGTTGCTTATGGATTATAAATGTTTCTGTTATTGCTCATAAATTCATATGTAGGCAATGAATGTTTATCGTAACACATGGTCACAGAAATTTCCAAAATTGTCAATTTAACAGATGCTGGTCATATTGTCCTGCGCTATCTTTGTATTTTGTGCTCATACAATTCTCAATAGAGTTTTGACCTTACCTAAAAAAAAGATTAGTTTTTTTTAAAGGAAAATTTCAGATTGCCAGAAAGAGAAGACATATCATTGCAGTAATGGCCTGCAGTCGTAAGCAAGTTATGCTTGCCATTTTTCGCAATTGTAAACTTTGACAAGTATCCAAATCCTTGAGTCTGATAGGTAACCGAACACTTATATGATCTGCTGGAGCCAGCGGAATTATATAAAGGAGAAAAAAAACCTAGATAACTCGATATGAAAATCGAGCAGGGGGTGTAGTAGTGATGAGTACTGGCCAGTTTGTGTTAGGTTGTGAGCATTTTGGTTGGCATAAAAGATTGGATCTGAAATCTGACTGGCGCTTCAGTGTGTTGGTATCGTCTGCTCGGCGCCTACAATCCTACTTGGATGCAAACACAACCAAAATAAATCGTAAGCTTGCAAAATTTTGGCAATTGGGTTGGCCTTGATCAGTTCGAGAGGAAGGTAGAAATGGTTCCGGTTTTTATATTAACGATGAGATTCTGAAAGACCAGAAAGACAAGTGATATGAACTGGTTTGTATCCACCCAGCTCTGCTGCTCTTTTTCTTTTGATTCTTTATGTTCCTTTTCACTTGAGCTAATTCTTTACTTGCTTTCGAGCTGACTTGGTGATTGTTAAACAAGAAGAAAATGGAAAAGTAGAAGTATGACAGTATTTATTGTTTATAGGAGATAATAATATTTTGGCTGTTAACAATGTAGAAAAGGAATGCCTTTGTCAATGCTTCTGTTGCCTGATGGACTTTCTATTAGTTAGATCAAATTGAATGATGAAAATAAGTGACATCTTCATCAAATTGTGCATGCTCACATGTAGACCTTGTCTAGTTCCTTACAAATTAGTCATCCATAGCTCCTTAACGGAATGTGGTTTCTAGTCTAGTTCTCAAAAGATTAGCAGGCACCAGATCACTCATTGCCTGCATGTATGTTACATGCCCACAAGTGCTGAATTCATTGGACTGTTGCCATCTGTTCTTTTATGCATACGAGTTGTTTTGATTTTGAACACGCAAAGCAGGCGTGAGTTGAAAAAATAAATGAAAATCAGTGAACCTTGCTGCCTAGTTTTCCCCTTTACTGTCTGTCGCAACTAGTCTTTTATCTGGCAATTATCCACTTTTAAAATATTGATTATTGTGGGCTAGTTTTCTCTGCTTCTCACCACTCACCTGTAACCATTGCCAGCCCACTAGCAGAAAGTCATCCCTGTTGCAACACAAGATCTGCTATTGTGGCCATGACCTCATCCTCCACCAACCCGTTTAGTCCATTTTGGGCTCTGAAACAAATGTTATACAAGTTGGCTGCCATCAGAATTAAGCTTCGCTGGACGACACATCATTCTCGTTCTATAGGTTGGCAGTACTTGTGATGGTTTCCCAGGATCCAATAAATCCACTTAGGTTTACG
Above is a window of Triticum dicoccoides isolate Atlit2015 ecotype Zavitan chromosome 5B, WEW_v2.0, whole genome shotgun sequence DNA encoding:
- the LOC119311266 gene encoding uncharacterized protein LOC119311266 isoform X3 — its product is MGEASPESSGAVAGGPSVPGPPRKGKSCKGCLYYSSVLKSRGYNPICVGIPRSIPQVPGFVVEEPREEAAAQGHDLRQFKYACAGYSMFVDDRDAKSGENDAKALLPYCQGLELLVDSRMVERKSPAVEHASTRNPKPKEAAAAAAATQPQEQGQRPQLARQEFMARFRRSAGLVASGVAKNLNKTGSYIKQNVEDIFSPDRRPPPKQ
- the LOC119311266 gene encoding uncharacterized protein LOC119311266 isoform X2, whose protein sequence is MGEASPESSGAVAGGPSVPGPPRKGKSCKGCLYYSSVLKSRGYNPICVGIPRSIPQVPGFVVEEPREEAAAQGHDLRQFKYACAGYSMFVDDRDAKSGENDAKALLPYCQGLELLVDSRMVERKSPAVEHASTRNPKPKEAAAAAAAATQPQEQGQRPQLARQEFMARFRRSAGLVASGVAKNLNKTGSYIKQNVEDIFSPDRRPPPKQ
- the LOC119311266 gene encoding uncharacterized protein LOC119311266 isoform X1 encodes the protein MGEASPESSGAVAGGPSVPGPPRKGKSCKGCLYYSSVLKSRGYNPICVGIPRSIPQVPGFVVEEPREEAAAQGHDLRQFKYACAGYSMFVDDRDAKSGENDAKALLPYCQGLELLVDSRMVERKSPAVEHASTRNPKPKEAAAAAAAAATQPQEQGQRPQLARQEFMARFRRSAGLVASGVAKNLNKTGSYIKQNVEDIFSPDRRPPPKQ